The following proteins are encoded in a genomic region of Paenibacillus sp. FSL H3-0469:
- a CDS encoding DUF5057 domain-containing protein, with protein MMKEMFRRRKLVFFSGAFALIVMLVVLVQVFSPDVEASNNNYPISILEVTDPTSSSLSSGGSELEEIKRLSNVNVETMTMKKFVSLREDWDGKYDAIYIGRGSFNKQLVASTVNTKDTDRDKAHNTLAVQNDITGLKAQEIIDYYINKGLYVYFQEDTFAAQDKDKNLQGKLYASFNIYRSSMGAKSNVIFLTDTTRSSLITAIKTRTAPTITGLIRRPLLTISNKSKIKSYLANPNETYGPGDTITFAIKLDNVPNIAATPARVRLYMNMDSSIPMTEEHVVASLELNSTEGTLQYTLPDTYTGLLYWKLEVTDTSTNLKSFDRDIIRYTGIKPVINVLQVMPSGRSDSSLRNSLNMNQNYLDTSNYQLSISTMNVDRFNTYITEHAKDPQRGLNGVYDMIVFGFQDMYDRVTNPMLSKEAAQAVYDFANTTKQSIMLTHDTIFIDDPNDSNFWGDYFRIPVGQTIRTYLGGNAVNTSSKVVPVNNGLLTQYPFNLNNANNTYYPVADTHDQFFMLDLERADVVPWYNIKSESGKTQRDVDDSYNHFYTYSVGSITFSGTGHSKKGDINSNIKFPDWEQRLFVNTMYRAFAGANHAPEITVNSPADSSVIPSYANELLVDYSVRDFDLNDRSLKTSIRFKTGGNYIDNIGVNDLNLQSGRTISRSFTNPLPNGGDLQIEIKAWDSHGALATKTVNVTIKPATSSLIATQSLPANIIDGHIVRGEQVAVTYTITPKPIPFSQAQITENVGDSQIISNVIFKNNLPSGLEIVGSSSPINQTGTVESGYSITKKLNDIRYTLQTGTNGIKTFVPAPGQEVTFSITVSPQKGGDFTLNSATLQYDEIHATANDSLLGTGMDYNLIVINNQTAATINNLSIKGRVAVSGDVDFRNISGGATIYGDNANGDYSQNALVVGGSLYYNNNITINGNAVYSGTYYYSGAADTQSIRGKVVKGSPVDFASLRDRMTSLSARLGKLTNNGSVESAYGTIKLTGTGDAKLFVFTVPAAMVASASSLNISVPSGSTVLVNTGSDSDIVKMALNTNLSGVDAAHVIYNFPSAKSLELHYTLKGTFLAPNATVSFDNGELTGQVIAGSVTKMTTLLYSPFSGTIPVNDVPVPGTAVFSPELKLHAAIWVEKITLPPTDILLNDNPLRIVPSEISPADATNKVLSWSSANPSIVSIDPISGDITGNRTGSVEITAAATDGSGVTGKAIITVKNRSLRIEGGDSPVRPDSNVGLIAIYNTILEKQITYSWKVFDVNGKDVSSYIQATAENATFNAPVSGKYKVQVYVSSDKADHVSSSKIITVKTPLEALTISGTGNSIPTKGSLTLTAILTPVNADETSLEWSFLNPNDSQYAELKPIPGTNQCQLVAKDVPNHTVQVIVQDKTSGITSLPYAVNITGLISLEFSQFSHTIYVGDPAFNLADLLWTIPRTFSLASILNDLTWTSSDPAVASFANIHTGSITGNKKGTVTVTVTYAPPGTTEVKANIEVIVKKREANLNEGDLY; from the coding sequence ATGATGAAGGAAATGTTTAGACGGAGAAAGTTGGTCTTTTTTTCTGGGGCTTTTGCATTGATAGTAATGCTAGTTGTACTAGTTCAGGTGTTCAGTCCAGATGTGGAGGCCTCCAATAATAACTATCCGATAAGCATTCTTGAGGTCACTGATCCAACTAGTAGCAGTCTAAGTTCAGGCGGCAGTGAACTGGAAGAAATCAAGAGACTTTCTAATGTCAACGTAGAGACTATGACCATGAAAAAGTTCGTGTCACTGCGTGAGGACTGGGATGGAAAGTACGATGCAATTTACATAGGCCGCGGAAGCTTCAATAAGCAATTGGTTGCAAGCACTGTGAACACTAAAGATACCGACCGGGATAAAGCCCATAATACGCTCGCTGTCCAGAATGATATCACGGGTCTGAAGGCACAAGAAATTATCGATTACTATATCAATAAAGGGCTTTATGTATACTTTCAAGAGGATACCTTTGCAGCTCAGGATAAAGATAAGAATCTTCAAGGGAAACTCTATGCCTCTTTTAATATCTACCGTTCCTCTATGGGTGCAAAGAGTAATGTCATATTTCTCACAGATACTACCCGCAGCAGCCTGATAACCGCAATTAAGACCCGTACTGCACCAACAATAACTGGCCTAATTCGGCGTCCGCTGCTTACAATTTCTAATAAATCAAAGATCAAGAGTTACCTGGCTAATCCTAATGAGACTTATGGACCAGGCGACACCATAACATTCGCAATTAAACTTGATAATGTCCCTAATATTGCTGCCACCCCTGCCAGGGTTCGATTGTATATGAATATGGATTCTTCCATTCCTATGACAGAAGAGCATGTGGTTGCCTCACTTGAGCTGAACTCAACTGAAGGAACGCTCCAATACACACTACCTGATACTTATACCGGACTGCTTTACTGGAAACTGGAGGTCACTGATACCTCAACCAACCTCAAATCCTTTGATAGGGACATCATTCGCTATACTGGCATTAAGCCGGTCATCAATGTTCTTCAGGTCATGCCCTCAGGCCGTTCTGACAGCTCGCTCCGCAATAGTCTTAACATGAATCAGAATTACTTGGATACCAGCAACTATCAGCTTTCTATTTCTACGATGAACGTCGACAGGTTTAATACTTATATCACTGAGCATGCCAAGGATCCACAGCGTGGTCTGAACGGTGTTTATGATATGATCGTCTTCGGTTTTCAGGATATGTATGACCGGGTAACCAATCCAATGCTTTCAAAAGAGGCTGCCCAAGCAGTCTATGATTTCGCTAATACGACAAAACAAAGCATCATGCTCACCCATGATACGATTTTCATTGATGACCCGAACGATTCAAATTTCTGGGGTGATTATTTCCGGATACCCGTTGGACAGACTATAAGAACTTATCTCGGGGGAAATGCAGTAAATACATCCTCCAAGGTTGTTCCAGTCAATAACGGCTTACTAACGCAATATCCTTTTAACCTCAATAATGCAAACAATACCTACTACCCTGTTGCTGATACACATGATCAATTTTTCATGCTGGATCTGGAACGGGCCGATGTAGTACCTTGGTATAACATAAAGAGTGAGTCTGGGAAAACTCAGCGGGATGTTGACGACAGCTATAACCACTTTTACACCTACTCTGTAGGAAGCATTACTTTCTCTGGTACAGGACATAGCAAGAAAGGAGATATTAATAGTAATATCAAATTTCCGGACTGGGAACAAAGGCTTTTCGTCAATACCATGTACAGGGCTTTTGCCGGGGCTAACCATGCACCAGAGATCACAGTGAACTCCCCTGCTGATAGCAGTGTCATCCCGTCCTATGCCAATGAATTACTGGTAGATTACAGCGTAAGAGATTTTGATCTGAATGACCGCAGCCTGAAAACCTCCATTCGCTTTAAAACGGGAGGGAATTACATAGATAATATCGGGGTTAATGATTTGAACCTTCAGTCTGGACGGACCATCAGCCGCTCCTTTACTAATCCGCTTCCGAATGGCGGAGATCTTCAGATTGAAATTAAAGCCTGGGACAGTCATGGTGCGCTGGCAACCAAAACGGTTAACGTAACGATCAAACCGGCCACCTCCAGTCTGATAGCAACACAATCCTTACCCGCAAATATTATTGATGGCCACATTGTAAGGGGGGAACAGGTTGCTGTTACCTATACAATCACTCCAAAACCGATCCCATTCTCCCAAGCCCAGATTACGGAAAATGTCGGCGACAGCCAGATTATTTCTAATGTTATTTTTAAAAACAATCTTCCATCCGGGCTGGAGATTGTTGGATCATCCTCACCGATTAACCAAACAGGCACGGTAGAATCCGGCTATAGCATTACAAAAAAATTAAATGATATCCGTTATACCCTCCAGACTGGAACAAACGGCATTAAGACATTTGTTCCCGCTCCAGGCCAGGAGGTTACTTTCTCAATTACAGTATCTCCGCAAAAAGGCGGGGACTTCACATTGAATTCAGCTACTCTGCAATATGATGAAATTCATGCTACAGCTAACGATTCACTTCTTGGAACCGGAATGGATTATAATCTCATTGTTATCAATAATCAAACAGCTGCTACGATCAATAATCTCTCTATTAAAGGACGGGTGGCTGTAAGCGGCGATGTCGATTTCCGCAATATTAGCGGGGGTGCCACTATTTACGGGGATAACGCTAACGGCGATTATTCTCAGAATGCTCTAGTAGTAGGCGGAAGCTTGTACTATAACAACAATATCACTATCAACGGTAATGCAGTGTACAGCGGTACTTATTATTACAGCGGTGCTGCAGACACCCAGTCTATCAGAGGAAAGGTTGTGAAGGGCTCACCTGTTGACTTCGCTTCGCTTCGGGACCGGATGACGAGTCTCTCAGCCCGACTCGGTAAACTGACCAATAATGGATCAGTAGAATCCGCGTATGGCACAATTAAACTAACAGGCACGGGTGATGCCAAACTATTTGTATTTACCGTTCCGGCTGCTATGGTTGCTTCCGCTTCGAGCTTAAATATCTCTGTCCCATCAGGCTCTACTGTCTTAGTCAACACTGGCTCAGACAGTGATATTGTCAAAATGGCACTCAACACTAATCTCAGCGGAGTCGATGCCGCCCATGTTATTTACAATTTCCCAAGTGCTAAATCATTGGAATTGCACTATACCCTGAAAGGAACATTCTTGGCTCCAAATGCTACTGTCAGTTTTGATAATGGAGAGCTCACGGGTCAGGTAATCGCAGGTTCCGTTACGAAGATGACGACCTTATTGTACTCACCTTTTAGCGGAACAATCCCGGTTAATGATGTCCCTGTCCCTGGCACGGCGGTATTTTCACCAGAGTTAAAACTGCATGCGGCAATCTGGGTTGAGAAAATTACGCTGCCGCCAACAGATATCCTGCTGAATGATAACCCTTTGCGGATTGTTCCTTCAGAAATTTCACCAGCGGATGCGACTAATAAGGTATTAAGCTGGAGTTCAGCCAATCCTTCAATTGTGTCCATTGATCCCATAAGCGGAGATATTACCGGTAATAGAACAGGTTCCGTTGAAATTACAGCTGCAGCTACAGACGGAAGTGGAGTGACAGGAAAAGCTATAATTACCGTCAAGAACCGCAGCCTGAGGATTGAAGGCGGAGATAGTCCGGTCAGACCTGATTCCAATGTCGGGCTTATAGCCATTTATAACACAATCCTGGAGAAGCAAATTACCTATAGCTGGAAGGTTTTTGATGTAAACGGCAAAGATGTGAGTAGCTATATCCAGGCTACCGCTGAGAATGCTACATTTAATGCACCTGTATCCGGAAAGTACAAGGTTCAAGTCTACGTCTCCAGCGACAAGGCTGATCATGTTTCTTCCAGCAAAATCATAACCGTGAAAACTCCGCTTGAGGCACTGACCATTTCGGGCACCGGGAACTCGATACCAACCAAAGGTTCTCTTACTCTTACGGCAATTCTAACACCAGTAAATGCAGACGAGACATCCTTGGAGTGGAGCTTCCTCAATCCGAACGATAGCCAATATGCTGAGCTGAAGCCCATTCCCGGAACGAACCAATGTCAACTGGTAGCAAAAGATGTTCCTAACCATACGGTTCAGGTTATAGTACAAGACAAAACTAGCGGGATCACCAGTCTGCCTTATGCTGTAAATATTACCGGTCTTATTAGTCTCGAATTCAGCCAGTTCAGCCACACCATATATGTCGGTGATCCTGCCTTTAATCTGGCGGATCTGCTATGGACAATACCACGCACCTTTTCCTTGGCATCGATTCTGAATGACTTAACTTGGACTAGCAGTGACCCTGCTGTTGCCTCGTTTGCCAACATCCACACAGGATCAATCACGGGGAACAAAAAAGGTACAGTGACGGTGACAGTCACCTACGCCCCTCCTGGAACAACTGAGGTTAAAGCAAATATCGAAGTGATTGTAAAAAAACGTGAAGCAAACCTTAATGAGGGAGACCTCTACTAA
- a CDS encoding prepilin-type N-terminal cleavage/methylation domain-containing protein, with protein sequence MKRFANTAERENGFTLIELIAAISLFAIVAGIIGSVTTFGFRSYHKITVENRLRDEADLVMSSIITQLYTYGPEEIQSTNSGIMLLRTDSDPLRIQVDGDDIQIGDSRIGPGSTAALHLDSALAGSTIAVTKVDEDRSNLNALYESGLVRIQLKLNYKGGASEEEELHVDSQFGF encoded by the coding sequence ATGAAGAGATTCGCTAATACAGCTGAGCGCGAGAATGGTTTTACTCTAATTGAACTGATCGCTGCCATCAGTCTATTTGCCATTGTGGCCGGAATCATTGGCTCCGTGACTACGTTTGGTTTCCGAAGCTATCATAAAATTACGGTGGAAAATAGATTGCGTGATGAAGCTGATCTTGTGATGTCTTCAATTATTACACAGCTATATACCTATGGACCTGAGGAAATTCAGAGTACGAATTCAGGAATTATGCTATTGAGAACTGATAGTGATCCGCTGCGTATTCAGGTTGACGGCGATGATATTCAAATTGGGGACTCAAGGATTGGTCCGGGAAGCACGGCGGCACTTCATTTGGACTCAGCATTAGCAGGGTCAACCATAGCAGTTACTAAGGTAGATGAGGATAGGTCCAATCTTAATGCATTATATGAATCCGGATTGGTGCGAATCCAGCTTAAGTTAAATTATAAAGGTGGAGCATCAGAGGAGGAGGAGCTACATGTGGATAGCCAATTCGGTTTCTAA
- a CDS encoding type II secretion system protein has product MSWKDPWNRSRERSKEAGFTLIEVLAAIVILSIVSLVLTSYFTNAMTYSKSNQNKTIMVNLARNALFYMEKQDFDKTVEFFRDTTERLSADVCKIGDCGDAISDEGAAYRKAFNTETLSHVLHPKVNGTDYSIDVIYQKGLDVNTGENDLRNYLLPVKVVVTRDSGGSLSAPVEVEGYISNEEIR; this is encoded by the coding sequence ATGTCCTGGAAAGACCCATGGAACCGCAGCCGCGAGCGGAGCAAGGAAGCGGGCTTCACCTTGATCGAGGTGCTGGCCGCCATCGTCATTTTGTCGATAGTGTCCCTGGTGCTGACTTCTTATTTTACCAATGCCATGACCTATTCCAAGTCCAACCAGAACAAGACGATCATGGTCAATCTGGCGCGGAACGCTTTGTTTTATATGGAGAAGCAGGATTTTGATAAGACGGTGGAGTTTTTCAGAGATACAACAGAAAGACTTTCTGCTGATGTTTGCAAGATTGGAGACTGTGGTGATGCTATCAGTGATGAGGGAGCCGCTTACCGTAAGGCGTTTAACACGGAAACCCTGTCTCATGTACTACACCCCAAAGTAAATGGAACGGATTACAGTATTGATGTTATTTATCAAAAGGGGCTAGATGTAAATACAGGTGAAAATGATTTACGAAACTACTTGCTTCCAGTCAAGGTAGTGGTTACCCGTGATTCCGGGGGAAGCCTATCAGCACCCGTAGAGGTGGAGGGATATATCAGCAATGAAGAGATTCGCTAA
- a CDS encoding alpha/beta hydrolase family protein has translation MALIECKFYSEVLGLSTSMTVILPQQTTTQIGMSNVSKGTLHPTLYLLHGLSDDDSIWLRRTSIERYVAELGIAVVMPQVHRSFYTDMEAGGKYWTFISEELPALARSFFPLSAKREDNFVAGLSMGGYGAMKLGLRKPKDWAAAASLSGALDMAHNFLDFEDPSQKTKDYLQIFGDKDIAGTPEDLLWLLEEVNRSKGPKPLLYQCCGTEDFLYEDNQVFRKACSKTKLSLTYEEGPGEHEWGYWDAKIRDVLKWLPLSK, from the coding sequence ATGGCTTTGATTGAATGTAAATTTTATTCGGAGGTGCTGGGGCTCAGTACTTCGATGACTGTCATTCTGCCGCAGCAGACCACTACGCAGATCGGAATGAGCAATGTCTCCAAAGGAACCTTACACCCCACCCTGTACCTGCTGCACGGCCTGTCTGACGATGATTCGATCTGGCTGCGCCGGACCTCGATTGAGCGTTATGTAGCGGAGCTGGGTATCGCTGTTGTTATGCCGCAGGTCCACCGCAGCTTCTATACGGATATGGAGGCGGGCGGCAAGTACTGGACCTTCATCAGTGAGGAGTTGCCAGCGCTGGCCCGTTCCTTCTTCCCTTTGTCAGCCAAGCGCGAGGATAACTTCGTGGCGGGATTGTCGATGGGCGGATACGGGGCGATGAAGCTGGGACTGCGCAAGCCGAAGGATTGGGCCGCTGCCGCAAGTTTGTCGGGAGCACTCGATATGGCACATAATTTCTTGGACTTTGAAGATCCATCGCAGAAAACCAAGGATTATTTGCAGATTTTTGGGGACAAGGACATTGCGGGCACTCCGGAAGATCTGCTCTGGCTGCTTGAGGAAGTGAACCGCTCCAAAGGGCCGAAGCCGCTGCTCTATCAGTGCTGTGGAACCGAGGATTTCCTCTATGAGGACAATCAGGTCTTCCGTAAGGCCTGCTCCAAGACCAAGCTGTCTCTGACCTATGAAGAGGGGCCGGGCGAGCATGAGTGGGGATACTGGGATGCCAAGATCCGCGATGTGCTGAAGTGGCTGCCGCTAAGCAAGTAG
- the argH gene encoding argininosuccinate lyase, with product MSKLWGGRFTKGTNKLVEEYTASIEFDKVLAEEDVQGSLAHVTMLGKCGILPQEDVETIKNGLTKVLDKVRAGEIVFSVADEDIHMNIEKNLIEEIGPVGGKLHTGRSRNDQVATDMHLYLRNRVVELVALLHELQGALIGQAKDNLETIVPGYTHLQRAQPILFAHHLLAYVSMFRRDAERLTDSYKRINVLPLGAGALAGTTFPIDRHFVAEQLGFDGVYENSLDAVSDRDFIVEFLANASLVMTHLSRLSEELVLWSSTEFSFVELDDAFCTGSSIMPQKKNPDVPELVRGKTGRVYGNLIGLLTVLKSLPLAYNKDMQEDKEGMFDTVATLTGALQLFAPMISTMKVNKARMREAVNTDFSNATDIADFLVGKGLPFRQAHEVIGKTVLYCINEGKFLLDLTLDEFKQFSPLFDDQIYAVLQPEAVVNARNVYGGTATVQVQAAIGRAEADLVAAGEWVKQHGHAAE from the coding sequence GTGAGTAAGCTGTGGGGCGGACGTTTTACCAAAGGGACGAACAAGCTGGTAGAGGAATATACGGCTTCTATCGAATTTGATAAAGTGCTGGCGGAAGAGGATGTGCAGGGCAGTCTGGCACATGTCACGATGCTGGGCAAATGCGGAATTCTGCCGCAGGAGGATGTCGAGACGATCAAGAACGGGCTCACGAAGGTACTGGACAAGGTACGTGCGGGGGAGATTGTGTTCTCGGTTGCTGATGAAGATATCCACATGAATATTGAAAAGAACCTGATCGAAGAGATCGGCCCGGTCGGCGGCAAGCTGCACACCGGACGCAGCCGTAACGATCAGGTGGCTACAGATATGCACCTCTACCTGCGTAACCGCGTGGTGGAGCTGGTAGCGCTGCTGCATGAGCTGCAGGGTGCGCTAATCGGGCAGGCCAAGGATAACCTGGAGACTATCGTTCCAGGATATACTCACTTGCAGCGGGCACAGCCGATTCTGTTCGCGCATCATCTGCTGGCCTACGTGTCGATGTTCCGCCGCGATGCGGAGCGCCTGACCGACAGCTACAAGCGGATTAACGTGCTGCCGCTGGGCGCTGGGGCGCTGGCGGGAACGACGTTCCCGATCGACCGCCACTTCGTGGCTGAACAGCTTGGCTTCGATGGCGTCTATGAGAACAGTCTCGACGCGGTCAGTGACCGCGACTTCATCGTGGAGTTCCTGGCGAATGCATCGCTCGTGATGACTCACCTGTCCCGGCTCAGCGAAGAGCTGGTACTGTGGAGCAGCACCGAATTCAGCTTCGTGGAGCTGGACGATGCCTTCTGTACCGGCAGCAGCATCATGCCGCAGAAGAAGAACCCGGATGTGCCGGAGCTGGTACGCGGCAAAACAGGCCGTGTCTACGGCAACCTGATCGGACTCCTGACCGTGCTGAAGTCGCTGCCGCTGGCCTATAACAAGGACATGCAGGAAGACAAGGAAGGCATGTTCGATACAGTTGCTACCCTTACAGGGGCCTTGCAGCTGTTCGCACCGATGATCTCCACCATGAAGGTGAACAAGGCGCGGATGCGCGAAGCGGTGAATACGGACTTTTCCAATGCGACCGATATCGCCGACTTCCTGGTAGGCAAAGGCCTGCCGTTCCGTCAGGCGCATGAGGTGATCGGCAAGACCGTCCTGTATTGCATCAACGAGGGCAAGTTCCTGCTGGATCTGACGCTGGACGAATTCAAGCAGTTCTCGCCGCTGTTCGACGACCAGATCTATGCGGTGCTCCAGCCGGAGGCCGTGGTGAACGCCCGTAATGTCTACGGCGGTACCGCCACGGTTCAGGTACAGGCTGCCATCGGGCGGGCCGAAGCGGACCTGGTTGCTGCGGGTGAATGGGTGAAGCAGCATGGACATGCTGCGGAGTAA
- a CDS encoding argininosuccinate synthase — translation MPKEKIVLAYSGGLDTSVILKWLKETYDAEIIAFTADIGQKEELDGLEEKALATGASKVYIDDLRDEFANDFIYPMFQSGALYEGQYLLGTSIARPLIAKRMVDIAIAEGATAIAHGATGKGNDQVRFELNAAALSPSIKVIAPWRLEEFRNQFPGRAEMIAYAEANGIPVQASAAKPYSMDRNLLHISYESGVLEDPWFDPSAPENKEMFLLSNAPEDAPDEAEYLELDFLKGDCVALNGEALSPLQVMEKLNELGGKHGIGRVDMVENRFVGMKSRGVYETPGGTILFTAHRKMESITMDREVMNLRDSLITRYSTLVYNGFWFAPERIAMQALVKESQKNVTGTVRVKLYKGNIIGAGVKSPVSLYNPDIATMEADPTQAYDQGDATGFIRLNALRLKVSAGVAESNK, via the coding sequence ATGCCAAAAGAAAAAATTGTACTCGCCTATTCCGGCGGGCTGGATACCTCAGTCATTCTGAAGTGGCTGAAAGAAACGTATGATGCGGAGATTATTGCTTTTACAGCGGATATTGGTCAAAAGGAAGAATTGGACGGTCTCGAGGAAAAAGCACTCGCTACCGGCGCATCCAAAGTCTACATCGATGATCTGCGCGACGAGTTCGCGAATGACTTCATCTACCCGATGTTCCAGTCGGGCGCACTCTATGAGGGACAATATCTGCTGGGCACCAGCATTGCCCGTCCGCTGATCGCCAAGCGCATGGTCGATATCGCTATCGCCGAAGGCGCAACAGCCATTGCCCATGGAGCTACAGGTAAAGGGAATGACCAGGTACGCTTCGAGCTGAACGCTGCGGCATTATCGCCGAGCATTAAGGTAATCGCGCCTTGGCGCCTGGAAGAGTTCCGCAACCAGTTCCCGGGCCGTGCCGAGATGATCGCTTACGCCGAAGCCAACGGTATTCCGGTACAAGCCTCTGCGGCCAAGCCGTATTCGATGGACCGCAACCTGCTGCATATCAGCTATGAGAGCGGCGTGCTGGAAGATCCGTGGTTCGATCCAAGCGCACCGGAGAACAAGGAAATGTTCCTGCTCTCCAATGCTCCGGAGGATGCTCCGGATGAAGCCGAGTACCTGGAGCTGGACTTCCTGAAGGGTGACTGCGTAGCGCTGAACGGCGAAGCGTTATCCCCGCTGCAAGTGATGGAGAAGCTAAATGAGCTGGGCGGCAAGCATGGGATTGGACGCGTGGATATGGTCGAGAACCGTTTTGTCGGCATGAAGAGCCGTGGTGTGTATGAGACTCCGGGCGGAACCATTCTGTTCACCGCTCACCGCAAAATGGAATCGATCACCATGGACCGTGAAGTGATGAACCTGCGTGACAGCCTGATCACCCGTTACAGTACGCTGGTATATAACGGCTTCTGGTTCGCACCGGAGCGGATTGCGATGCAGGCCCTGGTGAAGGAGAGCCAGAAGAACGTGACCGGTACGGTACGCGTGAAGCTCTACAAGGGCAACATCATCGGCGCCGGCGTCAAGAGTCCGGTCAGCCTGTACAACCCGGATATCGCCACCATGGAGGCAGATCCTACCCAGGCCTATGACCAGGGCGATGCGACCGGCTTCATCCGTCTGAATGCCCTTCGTCTGAAGGTATCGGCAGGCGTAGCGGAATCCAATAAATAA
- the argF gene encoding ornithine carbamoyltransferase yields MSQVTPSATDAIAAQLKGRDLLELNDYSPEEITYLIDLAIELKRKQKNGEVYQPLLGKTIGLIFEKSSTRTRVSFEVGMYQLGGHALFLSKNDIQLGRGETVGDTAQVMSRYLDGIMIRTFGHDKVEDLARYASVPVINGLSDLAHPCQVLADYQTVYEHKGKLKGLKLAYIGDGNNMAHSLLIGGAKLGVHVSIAGPEGYEPDEAVVAEAREIAKETGSVITVTRSPQEAVQDADVIYTDVWASMGFEAEQLAREAAFKDYQVNEELVKGAKSDYLFLHCLPAHREEEVSTGVIDGPNSVIFDQAENRLHAQKALMAALMG; encoded by the coding sequence ATGAGTCAGGTTACACCAAGCGCTACAGATGCAATTGCCGCACAGCTCAAAGGCCGTGATTTGCTGGAGCTGAATGATTACAGCCCGGAGGAGATCACGTATTTGATCGACCTCGCGATTGAGCTGAAGCGCAAGCAGAAGAACGGTGAAGTCTACCAGCCGTTGCTGGGGAAGACGATCGGCCTTATTTTTGAGAAATCCTCTACCCGTACCCGGGTGTCGTTCGAAGTGGGGATGTATCAGCTGGGCGGACATGCACTTTTCCTGAGCAAAAATGATATCCAGCTGGGCCGCGGCGAGACGGTTGGTGATACGGCCCAGGTCATGTCGCGTTATCTGGACGGTATCATGATCCGTACGTTCGGCCATGATAAAGTGGAAGATTTGGCGCGCTATGCCTCAGTTCCCGTAATCAACGGCCTCAGCGATCTTGCGCATCCCTGCCAGGTGCTGGCGGACTACCAGACTGTATACGAGCACAAGGGCAAGCTGAAAGGCCTGAAGCTGGCGTACATCGGCGACGGCAATAATATGGCCCATTCTCTGCTGATCGGCGGCGCCAAGCTGGGTGTGCATGTCTCTATCGCTGGACCGGAAGGCTACGAGCCGGACGAGGCAGTCGTGGCTGAGGCGCGTGAGATCGCCAAGGAGACAGGCTCAGTCATCACTGTGACCCGCAGCCCGCAGGAGGCAGTACAGGACGCAGATGTCATCTACACGGATGTCTGGGCGAGCATGGGCTTCGAGGCCGAGCAGCTGGCGCGTGAAGCGGCGTTCAAGGACTATCAGGTCAACGAGGAGCTGGTGAAAGGCGCGAAGAGCGATTATCTGTTCTTACACTGCCTGCCGGCCCACCGGGAGGAAGAGGTCAGCACCGGCGTTATCGACGGCCCGAACTCCGTGATCTTCGATCAGGCGGAGAACCGCCTGCATGCGCAGAAGGCGCTTATGGCGGCTTTGATGGGCTAG